The Desulfomonilia bacterium region TCATCTATTATCACATCAAGCATGTTTATTGCCATATCGAGTTCCTGCTTTGACCCGAATGCTGAAGACAGACTTAACAAGACAGGATCATAAACCGGCGTCAAAGCACCTAAAGCCTCATAATTGATTTTATCGATATCATATTCCTCTCCGAGGAAATAATATTTGCCGAAACGGGGCCGCTTTTTATCCCTGAAAGGCCATGTTACCTTGAGCTTATAATATCTGTTGAGGATATCCTTTAGCTTGTCGGAACTTTTGACAACCAGGGGTTTGATTTCCTCTCCGAGGATGTTCTGGACTATCCTGAAAAACGTCTTCACATAATCAATATCCGTTATGACGGCCCCGAAAAGATACCAGTCATCGAGTGTTTCGACGATAATCCGGGCCTCATTTTCATCAAGCTTCTGGTAGCTGGGGCAGAAATGGCCCTCGCATATTTCTCTTCCGTAAAAGCTTACATCTCGCATGTCATTCCCGCCGTTCTGCATGGGATGAATCATGCAGCCGACCTTTTTTCTTTCTCCGTCCAGCCATCCTGCAAATTCACAGGTATATATGGTCTTATATATCCGCCTGCCGTCTTCGCGGCGTCTGACCGCATCTCTATACGCCTCAAGGGAAAGCTTGCCGCATCTGACTTTGCGCATCAGAGTCTCCCTGTAATCAAAGCGCACGGCAAGCTCATCCCTGGTATTTTCCACATAATTGTATATTCCGCAGCATGCACCGCAGGACTTGTTTTCATCAGGCTGACAGAGGTGAATCCGGGTCATCGGAACAGCTCACTTCAGGATTATCATTACATTGGTTCCGTCAACTCCAATGGAATAGCAGGCGTCTTTACAATCAATTGAATATCGCAGGACATCATCGCTTTCATTTGCAAATGCGCCCTCTTCATTTAGCCTGTCGATAATGAATCTGAGTCTATCGAAACTCAGGTCATCTTCAATAATAATGTTGTAGGCGCATCCCTTATACAGAAACGGTATTTTCTCCAGCATGGACTGAACCTTAGCATACTAAGCCTTTTCATGGAAGCTTCAGAAAAACTAAATCCTTGCATACTGTCGGCATAATCGGATAAATCTGTTTTATGAATTCAATTCTCTTAAACTCCATCGGATGGATCGGCGCCAAATTGATCTTAGGCTTCTGCGGTACATACCGGGAGGAGGTCTTCGGAAAAGAGCTCTTCGACGATATGTCAAAAGAATCCAGAAAGATACTTGTCTCATGCTGGCACCGTGGAATAATCTTTTACGGTTATTTTTTCAGGGGACTGAAGGCCGGGACAATCGGCTCACTTTCAAAAGATGCTGAAATCGCTGCGGCCATAGTTGAATGTCTGGGCGTAAAGGTCTTCAAAGGCTCCTCAACCAGGGGCGGTCATGCCGCACTCGACGCCATCGTCGATTATGTCAATTCGGGCAATTATGGAGGCTTCAATCCGGACGGGCCTGTCGGGCCTCAATATGTCTCTAAACCAGGAACGATTCAGATCGCGGCCAGGACAGGCGCTCCCATCATTCCCTTTGCCTGGGACGCTGAACCAGCATGGGAATTTAACACCTGGGACAAGATGATGCTGCCAAAACCCTTTTCAAGGCTTTGTATTCTCTTTGACAGAGAAACCATGCATGTGCCGCCAGGGCTTTCTATAGATGAGTATGAGAAATTCAGACAGGAGTTCGACCGCCGTATGAACATACTCAGTTATCAGGCGCGATTCCATGTCAAAAACCGGCTCAAAGGAATCGATCCGCGTGATATCGATGTCCCTGAAGATTTCATGAACTACCTCCCGATAGGAAGAATAAGGACTAAGAAGTGTCAAACTGTATGATTGCTTAAGGGTAAAAGAACCAGTTTATTTCCAGGTATGGATTATGGGGAAAAGACTGCAGAACATTTTAACTGACCCGCTATTCATTAAACCGTTTTCCTTGATCGGGGCAAAACTGATCATCGGGCTCTGCTCCACATGCCGCATTGAAGTCTACGGGCAGGACCTTGAGCGCGAACTTCTTAAAACCCGAAAAGACCTGCTGTTCCCATGCTGGCACAGGGGGATATTCTATTATGCCTACCACTTCAGGGGGTGCGGCGGTTCAACTCTCATATCCCAGTCAAAAGACGGCGAGATAATAGCCCGAATAATCAATCATATGGGAATGATCGCCATGAGGGGCTCCTCGACAAGGGGAGGTCACGCTGCGCTTGAAGGCCTTATCGATTATATCAAAGCAGGCCATTACGGTGGATTTACTCCGGATGGCCCGGTAGGTCCACCTTATGTTTCCAAAATAGGCACTATCATGATGGCTGCAAGAACCGGCTCTCCACTTGTGCCCTTTGCATGGGATGCATACCCTTCCTATGAATTCGATTCATGGGATAGATTCTCAATACCCATGCCATTTTCAAGGATTGCCGCGCTGTATGACAGAGATATCATTCATGTGCCGGAAGGCCTTTCAGAAGAGACATATGAAGAAATCCGGCG contains the following coding sequences:
- a CDS encoding lysophospholipid acyltransferase family protein, which gives rise to MNSILLNSIGWIGAKLILGFCGTYREEVFGKELFDDMSKESRKILVSCWHRGIIFYGYFFRGLKAGTIGSLSKDAEIAAAIVECLGVKVFKGSSTRGGHAALDAIVDYVNSGNYGGFNPDGPVGPQYVSKPGTIQIAARTGAPIIPFAWDAEPAWEFNTWDKMMLPKPFSRLCILFDRETMHVPPGLSIDEYEKFRQEFDRRMNILSYQARFHVKNRLKGIDPRDIDVPEDFMNYLPIGRIRTKKCQTV
- a CDS encoding lysophospholipid acyltransferase family protein, which produces MGKRLQNILTDPLFIKPFSLIGAKLIIGLCSTCRIEVYGQDLERELLKTRKDLLFPCWHRGIFYYAYHFRGCGGSTLISQSKDGEIIARIINHMGMIAMRGSSTRGGHAALEGLIDYIKAGHYGGFTPDGPVGPPYVSKIGTIMMAARTGSPLVPFAWDAYPSYEFDSWDRFSIPMPFSRIAALYDRDIIHVPEGLSEETYEEIRRNFDLRMNILNYQARFYVRNKLKGIDPRDIDVPPDFMDYLPKGNPRHR